A portion of the Micromonospora tarapacensis genome contains these proteins:
- a CDS encoding nitroreductase family protein, which produces MQFAEVRRRRRMVRHYADRPISAEVTEKILASALRAPSAGFSQGWAFLALTAPEDRARFWRFVPTRVAQTPTMQNAPLVVVPLAHKAAYLARYAEADKGWTDRSEARWPAPYWYIDTGMAALMMLLTAVDEGLDACFFGITPQAGEDFEPEVDVPAHTAAVKAEFGIPDEYAPIGGICVGYRADDLPPQSPAVGARRRDASAVIHRGQWGTTT; this is translated from the coding sequence ATGCAGTTCGCAGAGGTTCGCCGCCGTCGTCGGATGGTTCGGCACTACGCCGACCGGCCGATCAGTGCCGAGGTCACCGAGAAGATCCTGGCCAGTGCGCTACGAGCGCCGTCGGCCGGCTTCTCCCAGGGCTGGGCCTTTCTCGCCCTGACCGCACCGGAGGATCGTGCCAGGTTCTGGCGGTTCGTCCCGACCCGTGTCGCGCAGACTCCCACCATGCAGAACGCGCCACTCGTGGTCGTGCCGCTCGCGCACAAGGCTGCCTACCTCGCCCGGTACGCGGAGGCCGACAAGGGCTGGACCGACCGGTCCGAGGCTCGCTGGCCGGCGCCCTACTGGTACATCGACACGGGCATGGCCGCGCTGATGATGCTGCTCACCGCCGTCGACGAGGGTCTGGACGCCTGCTTCTTCGGCATCACGCCGCAGGCGGGCGAGGACTTCGAGCCCGAGGTCGACGTTCCCGCGCACACGGCCGCCGTCAAGGCCGAGTTCGGCATCCCCGACGAGTACGCACCGATCGGCGGGATCTGTGTCGGCTACCGCGCCGACGACCTGCCACCGCAGAGTCCCGCCGTCGGTGCCCGGCGTCGCGACGCCAGCGCGGTCATCCACCGGGGGCAGTGGGGCACCACCACCTGA
- a CDS encoding PadR family transcriptional regulator has translation MKVTKDLVAASATPMVLGILADGESYGYAILRRINELSGGELDWTEGLLYPLLHRLERLGHVESSWQSVPGERRRKYYRITTSGLAELAEQRRQWDTVVNALKEIWVGPDGGRRSAAFPLAGPA, from the coding sequence ATGAAGGTGACAAAGGATCTGGTGGCCGCCTCGGCCACACCGATGGTGTTGGGCATCCTGGCCGACGGCGAGAGCTACGGCTACGCCATCCTCAGACGGATCAACGAGCTGTCCGGCGGCGAACTGGACTGGACCGAGGGCCTGCTCTATCCGCTGCTGCACCGGCTCGAACGCCTCGGGCACGTGGAGTCGAGCTGGCAGTCGGTCCCCGGGGAGAGACGCCGCAAGTACTACCGGATCACCACCAGCGGCCTGGCGGAACTCGCCGAGCAGCGCCGCCAGTGGGACACGGTGGTGAACGCACTCAAGGAGATCTGGGTCGGCCCCGACGGCGGTCGGCGGTCGGCGGCGTTTCCGCTGGCGGGTCCGGCATGA
- a CDS encoding helix-turn-helix transcriptional regulator: MTGKPAPEQRLRDLALLRCVRDRMDREYAQPLDVEALARGVNLSAGHLSRQFRLAYGESPYAYLMTRRIERAMALLRRGDLSVTEVCFAVGCTSLGTFSTRFTELVGVPPSTYRQQATQATAGIPSCLAKQVTRPIRNREAQVTRPHLGRHRPAVG; this comes from the coding sequence GTGACCGGCAAACCCGCTCCGGAGCAGCGCCTGCGCGATCTGGCGCTGCTGCGTTGTGTCCGCGACCGGATGGACCGGGAGTACGCGCAGCCGCTGGACGTCGAGGCGCTCGCCCGCGGGGTGAACCTGTCGGCCGGGCACCTGAGCCGTCAGTTCCGGCTCGCGTACGGCGAATCGCCGTACGCCTACCTGATGACGCGGCGCATCGAGCGGGCGATGGCGCTGCTGCGCCGCGGCGACCTCAGCGTCACCGAGGTCTGTTTCGCGGTCGGCTGCACGTCGCTGGGCACCTTCAGCACCCGCTTCACCGAGTTGGTCGGCGTGCCGCCCAGCACCTACCGGCAGCAGGCGACGCAGGCCACCGCAGGGATACCGTCCTGCCTGGCGAAACAGGTGACCAGACCGATCAGGAACCGGGAAGCACAGGTCACCCGGCCACACCTGGGGCGTCATCGCCCGGCGGTCGGCTGA
- a CDS encoding alpha/beta hydrolase: MRRKLIRRLFAGVTVVLVLVLVLVPLAPSSASASLAGDVQWAPCEQDTSALCGTLEVPVDWSDPDGPTIELALAKRPATEPAVRRGSLIVNPGGPGGSGVDSVLWASYGDELRRHFDIVGFDPRGVARSSPIMCTLDKILDLPGGPIKTSGAFAAMVAASRALADDCRANTGPVFDHVDTLQVIRDIDAIRAAVGDAELNFFGMSYGTLMAQQYAEMYPNRVRAIVADSTMDHSQDARGFAVTQAATGQDSFDEFVAGCARLPQCALYGRDIRQFWQRLLDRAARGELPDPDDHSYKITQPDLVNFVLRNVNYQPYWLDIAAELERVDSGRPSGASAAASESAEEEPRVVPFAYQAVLCQDWNLAARDFRQWRSITAAAQLVAPDLPDPPRATVGAICLGWPTPAANPQRPVTPTNEAKLLFANSLHDPATGYNWALGAAEQFGDHAELLTYEGWGHIVYGRVACADEAIEAYLIDLVVPAEGARCAAAPPPGTASAGARGRASSPDAGPAAQPLVPLRGESELPTWLF; the protein is encoded by the coding sequence ATGCGCAGAAAACTGATCCGGCGATTGTTCGCCGGGGTCACGGTGGTGCTGGTGCTGGTGCTGGTGCTGGTGCCGCTCGCCCCGTCGTCCGCGTCCGCGTCCCTGGCCGGGGACGTGCAGTGGGCGCCCTGCGAGCAGGACACCAGCGCCCTGTGCGGCACCCTGGAGGTACCGGTCGACTGGTCCGATCCGGACGGTCCGACCATCGAGTTGGCGCTGGCCAAACGGCCGGCCACCGAGCCGGCGGTGCGCCGCGGTTCGCTGATCGTGAATCCGGGCGGCCCGGGTGGTTCCGGCGTCGACTCGGTGCTGTGGGCCAGTTACGGCGACGAACTGCGTCGTCATTTCGACATCGTCGGATTCGACCCACGCGGGGTGGCCCGCAGTTCGCCGATCATGTGCACGCTGGACAAGATTCTCGATTTGCCGGGCGGCCCGATCAAGACGTCCGGCGCATTCGCGGCGATGGTTGCCGCGAGCCGGGCACTGGCCGACGACTGTCGCGCCAACACCGGGCCGGTGTTCGACCATGTGGACACGCTCCAGGTGATCCGGGATATCGACGCTATTCGGGCGGCGGTCGGTGACGCCGAGCTGAATTTCTTCGGTATGTCGTACGGCACGCTGATGGCCCAGCAGTACGCGGAAATGTATCCGAACCGGGTACGCGCCATCGTCGCCGACAGCACGATGGATCACAGTCAGGACGCCCGCGGCTTCGCCGTCACCCAGGCGGCCACCGGGCAGGACTCGTTCGACGAGTTCGTGGCCGGCTGCGCCCGACTGCCGCAGTGCGCCCTGTACGGGCGCGACATCCGCCAGTTCTGGCAGCGGCTGCTCGACCGCGCCGCCCGGGGTGAGCTGCCGGACCCGGACGACCACAGCTACAAGATCACCCAGCCGGACCTGGTGAACTTCGTGCTGCGCAACGTGAACTACCAGCCGTACTGGCTCGACATCGCCGCCGAGCTGGAGCGGGTCGACTCGGGACGGCCATCGGGGGCGTCGGCGGCGGCGAGCGAGTCGGCCGAGGAGGAACCGAGGGTCGTGCCCTTCGCGTACCAGGCGGTCCTCTGCCAGGACTGGAACCTGGCCGCACGGGACTTCCGGCAGTGGCGTTCCATCACCGCCGCGGCCCAACTCGTCGCGCCGGACCTACCGGACCCGCCACGGGCGACGGTCGGGGCGATCTGCCTGGGCTGGCCGACCCCGGCGGCCAACCCGCAGCGGCCGGTCACCCCGACCAATGAGGCGAAGCTCCTGTTCGCCAACTCGCTGCATGACCCGGCGACCGGCTACAACTGGGCGCTCGGCGCCGCCGAGCAGTTCGGCGATCATGCCGAACTGCTGACCTACGAGGGTTGGGGGCACATCGTGTACGGCCGGGTGGCCTGCGCAGACGAGGCGATCGAGGCGTACCTGATCGACCTCGTCGTGCCGGCGGAGGGTGCGCGGTGCGCCGCGGCCCCGCCGCCGGGGACGGCGTCCGCCGGCGCCCGTGGCCGGGCGTCGAGCCCGGATGCCGGGCCCGCCGCGCAGCCGCTGGTCCCGTTGCGTGGTGAGTCGGAGCTGCCGACCTGGCTGTTCTGA
- a CDS encoding CU044_2847 family protein: protein MAGAQDTDVMVLVYDLDSGRRISGARLPERLADRADDIRKGIQAGVGTVLEGIRGLPRDSRWAADEVSVSFALTLEAEAGVLLSKASAAATLEVSVVFRRVEPVENSAGG, encoded by the coding sequence ATGGCAGGCGCGCAAGACACGGACGTGATGGTCCTCGTGTACGACCTCGACAGTGGTAGGCGGATCTCCGGAGCACGGCTGCCGGAGCGGCTCGCCGACCGTGCCGACGACATTCGTAAAGGGATCCAGGCGGGCGTCGGCACGGTCCTGGAAGGCATCCGTGGCCTACCCCGCGACTCGCGCTGGGCCGCCGACGAGGTGAGCGTCAGCTTCGCGCTGACCCTGGAGGCGGAGGCGGGTGTGCTGCTGTCGAAGGCGAGCGCGGCGGCGACTCTGGAGGTTTCGGTGGTGTTCCGGCGCGTCGAGCCGGTTGAGAACTCGGCCGGCGGCTGA
- a CDS encoding TrmH family RNA methyltransferase — protein sequence MAVGLRVSGRNARFQQWEALLTNRTKRQRRGEFLVQGVRPITMAVEHGWQIRELLYDADAQLSGWARKAMDTVRAEKIAVSRELMYELGGKADTVPELLAVVALPEDDLRRIPIAPTMLAVAFDRPTSPGNIGTLVRSADAFGADGVIITGHAADVYDPKAVRASTGSLFALPVVRVPAPQAVLSWVADIRADGIGMNIVGTDERGALDAAEYDFTQPTLTLIGNETTGLSSGWRGACDQLVRIPMFGSASSLNAATAATVVLYESARQRTAAARR from the coding sequence TTGGCGGTGGGTCTGCGGGTGAGTGGCCGCAATGCGCGGTTCCAGCAGTGGGAAGCTCTCCTCACCAATCGGACCAAGCGGCAGCGTCGCGGCGAGTTCCTCGTGCAGGGCGTGCGCCCGATCACCATGGCCGTCGAACACGGCTGGCAGATCCGAGAGCTGCTCTACGACGCCGACGCTCAACTGTCCGGCTGGGCACGGAAAGCCATGGACACGGTCCGGGCCGAGAAGATCGCCGTCTCCCGTGAGCTGATGTACGAACTCGGCGGTAAGGCAGACACGGTCCCAGAGCTGCTGGCGGTGGTCGCGCTGCCGGAGGACGACCTGCGCCGTATCCCGATCGCTCCGACCATGCTCGCCGTCGCCTTCGATCGGCCCACCAGCCCCGGCAACATCGGGACCCTTGTCCGGTCGGCGGACGCCTTCGGCGCCGACGGCGTCATCATCACCGGCCACGCCGCCGACGTGTACGACCCGAAGGCGGTCCGGGCGAGCACCGGCTCGCTGTTCGCCCTGCCCGTGGTCCGGGTGCCCGCACCCCAAGCCGTTCTGTCCTGGGTCGCTGACATCCGCGCTGACGGTATCGGCATGAACATCGTAGGAACCGATGAGCGCGGCGCACTGGACGCGGCCGAGTACGACTTCACACAGCCCACGCTGACGTTGATCGGCAACGAGACCACCGGCCTCAGCTCCGGCTGGCGTGGGGCCTGCGACCAACTCGTCCGGATCCCGATGTTCGGATCCGCCAGCTCCCTGAACGCGGCTACCGCCGCCACCGTCGTGCTGTACGAATCGGCACGCCAGCGGACCGCTGCCGCCCGGCGGTAG
- a CDS encoding ArsR/SmtB family transcription factor, which produces MSTTVDDALWSAIGDPIRRTMIDLLLSGGPGTATSLSERLPVTRQAVAKHLAVLDRVGLIHATPAGRERHYRVDEAQLARAVAQLSAVGATWDARLRRIKRIAEAIERNRNDNRGD; this is translated from the coding sequence ATGAGCACGACGGTCGACGATGCCCTGTGGTCGGCGATCGGCGATCCCATCCGGCGCACGATGATCGACCTTCTGCTGTCCGGTGGACCGGGCACAGCGACGTCACTGAGCGAGCGGCTGCCGGTCACCCGGCAGGCCGTCGCGAAGCACCTGGCCGTCCTCGACCGGGTCGGTCTGATCCACGCCACACCGGCGGGCCGCGAACGTCACTACCGCGTCGACGAGGCGCAGCTCGCCCGAGCTGTCGCCCAACTGTCGGCCGTCGGTGCCACCTGGGACGCCCGACTGCGCCGCATCAAGCGGATCGCCGAGGCGATCGAACGCAACCGCAACGACAACCGAGGAGATTGA
- a CDS encoding serine protease, producing MLGRVLLDDRNRRLDNGGAVAVSRRLAVTAAHVIPAGFTGEVSFGTLDGGFSVDVTQVRRDEELDVAVLTLAADVPYVTGVARASAGERWRVPVPVALDDPHLSGTVTVTSRGYRNSLGHEVQAMQLRVQEEVKDYQAYSGSGVTLPDRGGRVAGILIEQQPERATAAGDARPLAANVLYAVPMTVVAERFGLDIAPGVFRVEEEPPGAYDVLAAAESMHRKLPAVLPPLPDRAAVDAAVPRLRATVEFMWQYAWQPLILLVPQLEMATWWKLFGAYASPVLRDFKGLNPHQRHRAALRVERETVAAPWQLWVVGGGGQPPYPGLTFGSARLGRALAEAVTMPGFDAHHTDPAELARRLSPSVGAYLTLQWHRLHHGQEAADPDLPTLLRVPARRGWLSAHHAFGKFDDGYREEPRGEYGGLPPRERWVGSRVTLYENTWLSSKTFSLRPALAGAALR from the coding sequence ATGCTGGGCCGGGTTCTCCTCGACGACCGGAACCGCCGGCTGGACAACGGCGGCGCGGTGGCGGTGAGCCGGCGGCTGGCGGTCACGGCGGCCCACGTCATTCCCGCGGGCTTCACCGGCGAGGTGAGCTTCGGGACGTTGGACGGCGGGTTCTCGGTGGACGTGACGCAGGTGCGGCGCGACGAGGAACTCGACGTCGCGGTGCTGACGCTGGCGGCGGACGTCCCCTACGTGACCGGGGTCGCTCGGGCCTCGGCGGGGGAGCGGTGGCGGGTGCCGGTGCCGGTGGCGCTCGACGATCCGCATCTCAGCGGAACCGTGACGGTGACCAGTCGCGGCTACCGCAACAGCCTCGGCCACGAGGTGCAGGCGATGCAGTTGCGGGTGCAGGAGGAGGTCAAGGACTACCAGGCGTACTCCGGCAGTGGTGTGACGCTGCCGGATCGCGGCGGCCGGGTCGCGGGGATTCTGATCGAACAACAACCCGAACGGGCCACCGCGGCCGGCGACGCCCGGCCGCTGGCCGCGAACGTGCTGTACGCGGTGCCGATGACGGTCGTCGCCGAGCGGTTCGGGCTCGACATCGCGCCCGGCGTGTTCCGGGTGGAGGAGGAGCCGCCCGGCGCGTACGACGTGCTCGCCGCCGCCGAATCGATGCACCGCAAGCTGCCCGCCGTGCTGCCGCCGCTGCCCGACCGGGCGGCGGTGGACGCGGCGGTGCCTCGCCTGCGGGCCACGGTGGAGTTCATGTGGCAGTACGCCTGGCAGCCGCTCATCCTGCTGGTGCCGCAGCTGGAGATGGCCACCTGGTGGAAACTGTTCGGCGCCTACGCCTCGCCGGTGCTGCGCGACTTCAAGGGACTCAACCCCCACCAGCGCCACCGCGCGGCACTGCGCGTGGAGCGCGAGACAGTCGCCGCCCCGTGGCAGCTGTGGGTGGTCGGGGGCGGCGGGCAACCGCCGTACCCGGGTCTGACGTTCGGCAGCGCCAGGCTCGGCCGGGCCCTGGCCGAGGCCGTGACGATGCCCGGCTTCGACGCACACCACACGGATCCCGCGGAACTGGCCCGCCGGCTGAGCCCGAGCGTCGGGGCATACCTGACGTTGCAGTGGCACCGCCTGCATCATGGGCAGGAGGCCGCCGATCCGGACCTGCCGACGCTGCTCCGGGTGCCGGCGCGCAGGGGCTGGTTGTCGGCGCATCACGCGTTCGGCAAGTTCGACGACGGCTACCGTGAGGAGCCGCGCGGCGAGTACGGCGGGCTGCCACCCCGTGAACGCTGGGTCGGCTCGCGGGTGACGTTGTACGAGAACACCTGGCTCAGCAGCAAGACCTTCTCGCTGCGCCCGGCATTGGCCGGCGCCGCCCTTCGGTGA
- a CDS encoding permease prefix domain 1-containing protein: protein MTAMDGQDGLEAQFTQWRHYVQRRPELQPSDAEELEDHLRGSVDQLVAAGLRADEAFLVAVKRLGGLDDLSREFAREHSDRLWKQLVLTGGTTDPATDTRSRRDLVAMVSCAAGAAVSIKVPELFGMSLEQDAGFYAANFALFALPWLAAFLAWRRRARPALIGVLLALFALGAVAANAYPLADDSQSLVLTSIHLPIALWFVVGLAYVAGDLRSSRRRMDFIRFTGECFVYFVLIALGGGVLMAFMFGTFEAIGIEPEGFISQWLVPSGVVAAVVVAGWLVEAKQSVVENIAPVLTRLFTPLFTAVLLAFLVALGWTSAGIDVEREALILFDLLLVVVLGLLLYSISARDPLAPPGLFDKLQLALVLSALVIDVLVLGEITQRITEYGTTPNKAAALGENVILLANLAWSAWLMLGFARRRTPFAALERWQTGYLPVYAGWAWIVVLVLPPLFDYL from the coding sequence ATGACCGCCATGGACGGCCAGGACGGCCTGGAGGCCCAGTTCACCCAGTGGCGTCACTACGTGCAACGGCGCCCGGAGCTACAGCCGTCCGACGCCGAGGAACTCGAGGACCATCTGCGGGGTTCGGTCGACCAACTCGTCGCCGCCGGCCTGCGCGCCGACGAGGCGTTCCTGGTCGCCGTCAAGCGGCTCGGCGGCCTGGACGACCTGTCCCGCGAGTTCGCCAGGGAGCATTCGGATCGGCTGTGGAAGCAGTTGGTGCTGACCGGCGGGACCACCGACCCGGCGACCGACACCCGGTCGCGGCGGGACCTGGTCGCGATGGTCAGCTGCGCGGCCGGCGCGGCCGTGTCGATCAAGGTGCCCGAGCTGTTCGGGATGAGCCTGGAACAGGACGCCGGGTTCTACGCGGCCAACTTCGCCCTGTTCGCACTCCCCTGGCTGGCGGCCTTCCTGGCCTGGCGTCGTCGGGCCCGGCCGGCGCTGATCGGCGTGCTGCTGGCGCTCTTCGCGCTCGGCGCGGTGGCCGCCAACGCCTATCCACTCGCGGACGACTCCCAGTCGCTGGTGCTGACCAGCATCCATCTCCCCATCGCCCTGTGGTTCGTGGTCGGTCTGGCCTACGTCGCCGGCGACCTGCGCTCCTCCCGCAGACGGATGGACTTCATCCGCTTCACCGGCGAGTGTTTCGTGTATTTCGTCCTCATCGCCCTCGGTGGCGGTGTGCTGATGGCGTTCATGTTCGGCACCTTCGAGGCCATCGGGATCGAGCCGGAGGGCTTCATCTCGCAGTGGCTCGTCCCGTCCGGCGTGGTGGCCGCGGTGGTGGTGGCCGGCTGGCTCGTGGAGGCCAAGCAGAGCGTGGTGGAGAACATCGCCCCGGTGCTCACACGGCTGTTCACCCCGCTGTTCACCGCCGTGCTGCTGGCCTTCCTCGTCGCCCTCGGCTGGACCAGCGCCGGCATCGACGTCGAGCGGGAGGCGCTGATCCTCTTCGACCTGCTGCTGGTGGTGGTGCTGGGGCTGCTGCTCTACTCGATCTCGGCCCGCGATCCGCTGGCTCCACCCGGCCTGTTCGACAAGTTGCAGCTCGCCCTCGTGCTCAGCGCGCTCGTCATCGACGTGCTGGTGCTGGGCGAGATCACCCAGCGCATCACCGAGTACGGCACCACCCCGAACAAGGCGGCGGCGCTCGGGGAGAACGTGATCCTGCTGGCCAACCTCGCCTGGTCGGCGTGGCTGATGCTGGGCTTCGCCCGTCGCCGTACGCCGTTCGCCGCCCTCGAACGCTGGCAGACCGGTTACCTGCCGGTGTACGCCGGCTGGGCCTGGATCGTCGTCCTGGTCCTTCCCCCGCTGTTCGACTACCTCTGA
- a CDS encoding alcohol dehydrogenase catalytic domain-containing protein: MQPIDCAVRAGLTPAWLESRLPGVPGNEFAGVVDQVGAGIAGIVVGDEVLGFGFMNAAAEFIAVPADQVTAKPAGMPWDAPGHRTFPIHHAVLVNVAGKRHEGKNQH; this comes from the coding sequence GTGCAGCCCATCGACTGCGCGGTGCGGGCCGGGTTGACGCCCGCCTGGTTGGAGTCGAGATTGCCGGGCGTGCCGGGTAACGAGTTCGCCGGGGTGGTCGATCAGGTTGGTGCCGGGATCGCCGGGATCGTCGTCGGTGACGAGGTGTTGGGCTTCGGCTTCATGAACGCGGCGGCCGAGTTCATCGCGGTGCCCGCCGACCAGGTGACCGCCAAGCCGGCCGGGATGCCCTGGGATGCCCCGGGTCATCGCACGTTTCCGATTCATCACGCCGTTTTGGTGAACGTTGCGGGAAAGCGCCACGAAGGCAAAAACCAACATTGA
- a CDS encoding GGDEF domain-containing protein has product MDDVTLRALHLLEEAQAGGAAQVLAAAESALREPTGEIRDGPAAMHFARVVALTRLGDLRAAIVAADLMLAAAEREGGAGWRSCALSLRATRRLRLGDQDIADYDVAAVLRDLVSAESALLPAEPDPVIAGNAHTGIAIGYAQLRLYELAAPQFQAAYEATCRASYPDNGNRAMWLCNLAELNLMWTLELYQVGQVAEAEKHTTAAEEYAVRAATEASGPKAQVWRLSALLYAACARADRQDPAGAAADIPRYIARLRAHGVDPRQQEMLLCQPFHAVALSRSGRPDEALRVIEEAIAALSPDSDWLICAALHRTHAVLLSRNGSRDAVPGLTYGDALAELLWRQRHRWLHAAVSMQSYDVLRWQHEQAERAAQLDALTGVANRRGLDNFLQNLATPAATDEPVAVLVVDLDRFKHINDSLGHATGDDVLRAVAQVLTASVRRGDFVARLGGDEFVAILPGADSGAAEQIARRTVAAVAGMTAWRAKVSVGVASGPACRLGETLTQADRAMYAAKRAGGNRASCRHPAP; this is encoded by the coding sequence GTGGACGATGTGACCCTCCGAGCCCTGCACCTGCTCGAGGAGGCCCAGGCCGGCGGCGCGGCCCAGGTGTTGGCAGCCGCCGAGTCGGCGCTGCGCGAACCCACCGGAGAGATCCGCGACGGGCCGGCCGCGATGCATTTCGCCCGCGTCGTGGCGTTGACCCGGCTGGGTGACCTGCGCGCCGCGATCGTCGCCGCCGACCTGATGCTGGCCGCCGCGGAACGCGAGGGCGGTGCCGGGTGGCGCTCCTGCGCGCTGTCGCTGCGGGCCACCAGACGACTGCGCCTCGGCGACCAGGACATCGCCGACTACGACGTCGCGGCGGTGCTGCGGGATCTCGTCAGCGCCGAGAGCGCCCTGCTGCCGGCCGAACCCGACCCGGTGATCGCGGGTAACGCCCATACCGGGATCGCGATCGGGTACGCCCAACTACGCCTCTACGAGTTGGCCGCGCCCCAGTTCCAGGCGGCGTACGAGGCGACCTGCCGGGCGTCGTACCCGGACAACGGCAACCGGGCGATGTGGCTGTGCAACCTGGCCGAGCTCAACCTGATGTGGACGCTGGAGCTGTACCAGGTCGGTCAGGTCGCCGAGGCGGAGAAGCACACCACCGCGGCCGAGGAGTACGCGGTGCGCGCGGCGACGGAGGCCTCCGGGCCCAAGGCGCAGGTGTGGCGACTGTCGGCGTTGCTGTACGCGGCGTGCGCGCGCGCCGACCGGCAGGACCCGGCCGGGGCGGCGGCGGACATTCCGCGGTACATTGCCCGGCTACGGGCCCACGGGGTGGATCCGCGGCAGCAGGAAATGCTGCTGTGCCAGCCCTTCCACGCGGTCGCGCTCAGCCGCTCGGGGCGGCCGGACGAGGCGCTGCGCGTCATCGAGGAGGCGATCGCCGCCCTGTCGCCCGACAGCGACTGGCTGATCTGTGCGGCGCTGCACCGCACGCACGCGGTGCTGCTGTCCAGGAACGGGTCGCGCGACGCCGTGCCGGGTCTCACCTACGGCGACGCGCTGGCCGAACTGCTGTGGCGGCAACGGCACCGGTGGCTGCACGCGGCGGTGAGCATGCAGTCGTACGACGTCCTGCGGTGGCAGCACGAGCAGGCCGAGCGCGCGGCGCAACTCGACGCGCTCACCGGGGTGGCGAACCGGCGCGGTCTCGACAACTTCCTGCAGAACCTGGCCACCCCCGCCGCCACCGACGAGCCGGTGGCGGTGCTGGTCGTCGACCTGGACCGGTTCAAGCACATCAACGACTCGCTGGGGCACGCCACCGGCGACGACGTGCTGCGGGCCGTCGCGCAGGTGCTCACGGCCAGCGTCCGCAGGGGCGACTTCGTGGCCCGGTTGGGCGGGGACGAGTTCGTCGCCATCCTGCCGGGCGCCGATTCCGGCGCCGCCGAGCAGATCGCCCGGCGGACCGTGGCCGCGGTGGCCGGGATGACGGCCTGGCGGGCGAAGGTCAGCGTCGGGGTGGCCAGCGGTCCGGCCTGCCGACTCGGCGAGACCCTTACGCAGGCCGACCGTGCCATGTATGCGGCGAAGCGGGCGGGCGGGAACCGGGCGAGCTGTCGTCACCCGGCGCCTTGA